From Halichoerus grypus chromosome 6, mHalGry1.hap1.1, whole genome shotgun sequence, one genomic window encodes:
- the KRT2 gene encoding keratin, type II cytoskeletal 2 epidermal, which produces MSCQISCRSQRGGGGRFGGFSSGSAVVSGGSRRSATGFSCLSRHGGGRGGYGGGGFGSRSLVGLGGTKSISISVAGGGGSFGSGGGFGGRGGGFGGGSGFGGGSGFGGGSGFGGGGFGGGGLGGGRFGGGGGFGGFGGPGGFGPGCIHEVSINQSLLQPLNVKVDPEFQNVKSQEREQIKMLNNKFASFIDKVRFLEQQNQVLQTKWELLQQLDVSTRSTNLEPIFQAYIAKLKKYVDTLSAERTSQDSELNNMQDLVEDFKKKYEDEINKRTSAENDFVTLKKDVDSTYMTKVGLQSKTDLLTQELEFIKFLFEAELYQMQSHITDTNVILSMDNNRSLDLDSIISEVRSQYEEIAQKSKAEAEALYHSKYEELQVMAGKHGDSLKEVKMEINELNRMIQRLQGEIAHVKKQCKSVQEAIADAEQKGENAIKDAQSKLSDLEAALQQAREDLARLLRDYQELMNVKLALDIEIATYRKLLEGEECRMSGDFTNNVTMSVTSSSMSSSVASKAGFGGYGSGGKGSSSGGGGYSAGSGSYSSGGRGFSSRGGGGGGYGSGGSSRGGSGSGGGYGSGGGHVSGGGSRGGSGSGGGYGSGGGSRGGSSSGGGSGSGGGHGSGGGSRGGFSSERAQGGSGSGEGYGPSVTFSFR; this is translated from the exons ATGAGTTGTCAGATCTCGTGCAGATctcaaagaggaggaggaggaagattcGGGGGCTTTAGCAGCGGCTCAGCCGTGGTCTCCGGTGGGAGCCGGAGATCGGCCACTGGCTTCTCCTGCCTGAGCCGCCATGGTGGTGGCAGAGGGGGCTACGGCGGAGGCGGCTTTGGCAGTCGGAGTCTTGTTGGCCTCGGAGGCACCAAGAGCATCTCCATTAGTGTGGCTGGAGGAGGTGGAAGCTTTGGCTCCGGTGGTGGATTTGGTGGCAGAGGAGGTGGCTTTGGAGGAGGCAGCGGCTTCGGTGGAGGCAGCGGCTTCGGTGGAGGCAGCGGCTTTGGAGGCGGTGGTTTTGGAGGCGGCGGCCTTGGCGGAGGCCGCTTTGGAGGTGGCGGTGGCTTTGGAGGTTTTGGGGGTCCTGGCGGATTTGGGCCTGGATGCATCCACGAAGTCTCCATCAACCAGAGCCTCCTGCAGCCTCTCAATGTGAAAGTTGACCCAGAGTTCCAGAACGTGAAGTCTCAGGAACGGGAGCAGATCAAAATGCTCAACAACAAATTTGCATCTTTCATTGACAAG GTTCGGTTCCTGGAGCAGCAGAACCAGGTGCTACAGACCAAGTGGGAGCTGCTGCAGCAGCTGGACGTGAGCACCCGCTCCACCAACCTGGAGCCCATCTTTCAAGCGTACATTGCCAAACTGAAGAAATACGTGGATACGCTCTCTGCAGAACGAACATCCCAAGATTCAGAGCTGAACAACATGCAGgatcttgttgaggattttaagAAGAA GTATGAGGATGAAATCAACAAGCGCACATCTGCCGAGAATGATTTTGTGACCCTTAAAAAG GACGTGGACAGTACCTACATGACCAAGGTGGGGCTGCAGTCCAAGACAGATTTGCTGACCCAGGAGCTTGAGTTCATTAAATTCCTTTTTGAGGCG GAGCTGTACCAGATGCAGTCCCACATCACCGACACCAATGTCATCCTGTCCATGGACAACAACCGCAGCCTGGACCTGGACAGCATCATCTCCGAGGTCCGGAGCCAGTACGAGGAGATCGCCCAGAAGAGCAAGGCCGAGGCCGAGGCGCTGTACCACAGCAAG TATGAAGAGCTCCAGGTGATGGCGGGGAAACATGGAGACAGCCTGAAGGAGGTCAAGATGGAGATCAACGAGCTGAACCGCATGATCCAGAGGCTGCAAGGGGAGATCGCCCACGTGAAGAAGCAG tgtAAGAGTGTGCAAGAAGCCATCGCAGATGCTgagcagaagggagagaatgCCATCAAAGATGCTCAGAGCAAGCTCTCTGACCTGGAGGCCGCCCTGCAACAGGCCCGGGAGGATCTGGCCCGGCTGCTGCGTGACTACCAGGAGCTCATGAACGTCAAGCTGGCCCTGGACATCGAGATCGCCACCTACCGCAAGCTGCTGGAGGGCGAGGAGTGCAG GATGTCTGGAGACTTCACTAACAACGTGACTATGT ctgtgACCAGCAGCAGCATGTCTTCGAGCGTGGCATCCAAGGCCGGCTTTGGAGGCTATGGTTCTGGAGGTAAAGGATCCAGTTCTGGAGGAGGAGGCTACAGCGCTGGAAGTGGCAGTTACAGCTCTGGAGGCAGAGGATTCAGCTCCAGAGGTGGCGGTGGAGGGGGCTACGGTTCTGGAGGCAGCTCCAGAGGAGGCTCCGGCTCTGGAGGAGGATATGGTTCTGGAGGGGGACATGTCTCTGGAGGTGGCTCCAGAGGAGGCTCCGGCTCTGGAGGAGGATATGGTTCTGGAGGTGGCTCCAGAGGAGGTTCCAGCTCTGGGGGAGGCTCTGGTTCTGGAGGGGGACACGGCTCTGGAGGTGGCTCTAGAGGAGGTTTCAGCTCTGAAAGGGCTcagggtggttctggctcaggtgaAGGTTACGGTCCCAGCGTGACCTTCTCTTTTAGATAA